In Raphanus sativus cultivar WK10039 chromosome 5, ASM80110v3, whole genome shotgun sequence, the following proteins share a genomic window:
- the LOC108860818 gene encoding GDSL esterase/lipase At1g29670, whose product MEGYSRKWCVVFVLLALASIVAKAQQVPCYFIFGDSLVDNGNNNGLVSFARANYFPYGIDFGGPTGRFSNGKTTVDEIAELLGFKDYIPAYNTVSGQQILAGVNYASAAAGIREETGRQLGQRISFSGQVRNYQTTVQQVVSVLGGEAQAADYLKKCIYSVGIGSNDYLNNYFMPTFYSSSRQFTPEQFASDLISRYSTQLTALYNYGARKFALIGVGAIGCSPNALSRSRDSKTCDDRINSANQIFNNKLRSMVDQLNNNHPDARFTYINAYGIFQDMIANPSRFGFTTTNAGCCGIGRNAGQITCLPGQRPCGNRNAYVFWDAFHPTEAANVVIARRSYTAQSPSDAYPIDISSLARL is encoded by the exons ATGGAGGGTTACTCAAGGAAATGGTGTGTAGTGTTTGTGTTGTTGGCTTTAGCGTCCATAGTAGCAAAAGCACAACAAGTCCCATGTTACTTCATTTTTGGTGATTCTTTGGTTGACAATGGAAACAACAACGGTCTTGTTTCTTTTGCGAGAGCCAATTACTTTCCTTACGGCATCGATTTTGGCGGTCCCACTGGCCGTTTCTCAAATGGAAAGACCACCGTTGATGAGATTG CTGAACTACTCGGATTTAAAGACTACATTCCTGCCTACAATACTGTGAGTGGTCAGCAAATACTCGCCGGAGTTAACTACGCATCTGCAGCTGCCGGAATTCGAGAAGAAACTGGTCGACAGTTG GGACAAAGAATAAGCTTTAGCGGGCAAGTTAGGAACTACCAGACAACGGTACAGCAGGTGGTGAGCGTACTAGGAGGCGAGGCTCAAGCAGCTGATTACCTCAAGAAATGCATTTACTCTGTTGGTATAGGAAGCAACGACTATCTCAACAACTACTTCATGCCTACGTTCTACTCTTCTAGCAGACAGTTCACACCAGAACAATTCGCTAGTGATCTCATCAGTCGTTACAGCACTCAGCTTACT GCACTATACAACTACGGGGCTAGAAAGTTTGCATTGATCGGAGTTGGCGCCATTGGTTGTAGTCCAAACGCGCTCTCGCGCAGTCGGGACAGTAAGACTTGCGATGATCGAATCAACTCAGCGAACCAAATCTTCAACAACAAGCTAAGATCTATGGTTGATCAGCTCAACAACAATCATCCTGATGCAAGGTTTACTTACATCAATGCTTATGGCATTTTTCAGGACATGATCGCAAACCCCTCTAGATTTG GGTTTACGACGACAAACGCAGGGTGTTGTGGTATCGGAAGAAATGCTGGTCAGATCACATGTTTACCGGGACAAAGGCCATGCGGAAACCGAAACGCATATGTGTTCTGGGACGCTTTTCACCCGACCGAAGCCGCAAACGTGGTTATCGCCAGGAGATCATACACGGCCCAATCGCCTTCAGACGCTTACCCTATTGATATCTCGAGCTTAGCACGGCTTTGA
- the LOC130495062 gene encoding F-box/LRR-repeat/kelch-repeat protein At1g09650-like — protein MELPHGLIEDILKKLPVKYLLRFKSVSTQWKSTIESAYFKKKQLLYSQLQDPDILITNRHEDKDNKHVTRMFTIGSSDLIKLPNFCPVPTPIPRENNKPSLYYTYSVCGSCDGMMCYYNHYTCIYLFNPNTRWFRSVPQAGHQEAALMVMNQIGTWTVDNDGILCSLGFGKDMFTDRYKLVWLYNSFGSNLSNATVCEVFDFNTNTWRYVTASPVRIFDEQTPVHIDGTLYWFTDDNITETKIISFDIHTEKFHITAETPFVKVADKQIIMCTLNNRLCVVQKEWPRQEIWSLNNSDMTWDKIYSLDLQTDYDWFTDRMPPPCTYSPEDVPCAIPVTVLKNKKKSLVLYYLRAKNPNLLIYDPESKSYDLCFVRDYRVHYCESSFSCFPSLMSIV, from the coding sequence ATGGAACTACCACATGGCTTAATTGAAGATATTCTCAAGAAATTACCGGTGAAATATCTGTTAAGATTCAAATCCGTGTCAACGCAATGGAAATCTACAATTGAATCTgcatattttaagaaaaaacagTTGTTATATAGTCAACTACAAGATCCAGATATCCTTATCACCAATCGCCATGAAGATAAAGATAACAAACATGTAACAAGGATGTTCACGATAGGTTCGTCGGATTTGATCAAACTGCCTAATTTTTGCCCTGTACCTACACCAATTCCCAGGGAGAACAACAAACCATCGCTTTATTATACCTATTCCGTATGTGGGAGTTGTGACGGTATGATGTGCTATTACAATCACTACACTTGTATCTATCTATTCAATCCTAATACTAGATGGTTTCGAAGTGTTCCTCAAGCGGGGCATCAAGAAGCTGCTCTCATGGTGATGAATCAAATAGGAACCTGGACGGTAGATAACGATGGCATTTTATGCAGTCTAGGTTTTGGCAAAGACATGTTCACAGACAGATACAAATTGGTTTGGTTATATAATTCATTTGGGTCAAATCTAAGTAACGCTACGGTTTGTGAAGTGTTTGATTTTAACACCAACACTTGGAGGTATGTGACTGCTTCTCCTGTCCGTATTTTTGATGAACAAACTCCTGTACACATAGATGGAACTCTTTACTGGTTCACTGATGATAATATcacagaaacaaaaataatatctttCGATATTCATACAGAAAAATTTCACATAACCGCAGAAACTCCATTTGTTAAAGTAGCTGATAAGCAAATCATCATGTGCACTCTGAATAACCGTCTATGCGTCGTGCAGAAAGAGTGGCCAAGACAAGAGATTTGGTCACTGAATAATTCAGATATGACTTGGGATAAAATATATTCGCTAGATCTACAAACTGATTATGATTGGTTTACGGATCGTATGCCACCACCATGCACTTATTCGCCAGAAGACGTTCCATGTGCCATTCCTGTCACGGTtttgaagaacaagaagaaatcaCTAGTGCTTTATTATCTTCGTGCTAAGAATCCGAATCTTTTAATTTACGATCCTGAATCAAAATCTTATGATTTATGTTTCGTACGTGATTACAGAGTACATTATTGTGAGAGTTCATTTTCTTGTTTCCCAAGTTTGATGTCAATTGTGTAA
- the LOC108835462 gene encoding pentatricopeptide repeat-containing protein At1g02370, mitochondrial-like: protein MNFCRILRATNSHLWKRACTKVTASSGVEHYLIWKRDISSVKDDDLSKTQKSKMFKKLRYRIETEAYRTVEETLNKFTKEDGVFITQVDLFGWAKCLDEDGKHQHAYEIFEWVKRKKMTLSPSELETFVAHDAVKAAKTPRKKKKMMFEELMDVSEKGGAVEETLNAFTTKEEEYGVSITKEDLVRWSILIDRYGRPEISVQIFEWMEKKKMKFTPFQLATFVDFIDRVHGIRAALDYFESVDPDFDNMDYEAKNWPAYDFLARSMSKNWNKRPW, encoded by the exons ATGAACTTCTGCCGTATTCTGAGGGCTACCAATTCCCATCTCTGGAAGAGAGCCTGTACAAAGGTGACTGCCTCGTCTGGCGTGGAGCATTATCTCATCTGGAAGAGGGACATTTCCAGCGTCAAGGATGATGATCTATCCAAGACTCAAAAGTCGAAGATGTTCAAGAAACTGAGGTATCGTATAGAGACGGAAGCTTATAGGACAGTGGAAGAGACGTTAAATAAGTTTACCAAAGAAGATGGAGTTTTCATCACTCAAGTAGATCTCTTTGGCTGGGCTAAGTGTCTCGACGAGGACGGAAAACATCAACACGCCTACGAG ATCTTTGAGTGGgtaaagagaaagaaaatgaCATTGTCTCCGTCCGAGCTTGAAACCTTTGTTGCTCATGATGCGGTCAAGGCTGCCAAAACaccgaggaagaagaagaagatgatgttcgAGGAACTTATGGATGTTAGTGAGAAGGGAGGGGCAGTAGAAGAAACGTTAAATGCGTTTACTACAAAGGAGGAGGAATATGGAGTTTCCATCACTAAAGAAGATCTCGTTCGCTGGTCTATACTTATCGACAGATATGGAAGACCTGAGATCTCGGTCCAG ATCTTTGAGTGGatggagaaaaagaagatgaaatttACTCCCTTCCAGCTTGCAACCTTTGTGGATTTTATTGACAGGGTTCATGGCATAAGAGCGGCTCTAGACTACTTCGAATCTGTAGACCCAGACTTCGATAACATGGACTATGAAGCCAAGAACTGGCCTGCTTACGATTTCCTTGCGAGAAGCATGTCCAAAAACTGGAATAAGCGACCTTGGTGA